The Episyrphus balteatus chromosome 3, idEpiBalt1.1, whole genome shotgun sequence genome segment AAAACCCATTCATGTGGCTAAACAAGTCTACTTATGTATATGGGACGTGTGTTGTTGGTATCAATGTGTTATCTTTTTAAGGAGCATGATTGTTTCAAGTGTATTATAATTTTCAACAGCCGATTAATCTAATTAACTTTATCTTGTTTTCATTCACAATTAAAGGAGGATTGTCAATATTTTTGTGGTCTTAAGGAAATGTGTCAGTAATATGATTGAAGAATTATTTAGGCTTATTTGTACAGAGGCAAATTGAAAAGCTATTCTTTAGACACTGATTCGTCATCCCAGTCCTATTTTAATTGCAGAcacaaaaccaaagaaaaatagAAGCCTTACAATCAGGCAcaaataaagaaatttcaatgGAAAAACGCCTTGTTtagattttcaaagaaaaattaaaagcaatCAAACTTTTATCACTATTCGTATACATGAACTTGTAATGAGTAAATTAAAAGCAAGTTCATTTCATTGAACAATTAATTAGTATGcgaaagtaaagtaaaaaaaaaaattaagagcagAAAATAACTCCATACATTAAGCTTTTGTGGcaatgaaaaattgttaaacaaaGTGTTGAATATGATTTCTTTCAACTTTTTCACtggtttaagctttttttttttttgtgtacacaCAAATGCATTAACTTAAAACTTGAATTGATTTCTGTTTGTGTACATACATAGATCGTAAACTGACATAACCAGATAactctaaaaaaatataaaactaaatatACATTACAAGCCACACTACAATTTTCAATTCAGCATTTAATAACTACTGTTGAGAAAAATATATTGATCTACAGAAAGTTcgataaaaaatatacataaaatcaaaacgGGGCTTTTTCTGTAGGAATTTTTTCTTAGTCATtatcacaagaaaaaaattgagcgATGTAAAAACACCACACTTCACATCAGTTGAACAATGCTAATATCTGCATAAAATACTAGTAAAAgtgtataaaaaagaattaccTACATCTTGAAAGGAAATAAATAAGAAGGTgccaatttcatattttttttaaacctttattCCCAAGcaactttttttcttgtctttttcacaaaaaaatatgaaaaatcttGTGATAAAGTTTTATATTTCCTAACTGCAcatcaaaaggaaaaaaaccaTTATTGCTGATACTACAAAacattcaatgtattttttagtaaaaaaaaaatggaaaagcaAATCTTCTTTAACAGTAAGTAGAATGGAAAACTTCTCGCTCACCGTCTTTGGAAGCCTTCTATCTTGCAGATTTAGAACATATGGAGAGCAGCAGTGCTCGAAGGCTGtcttaaaatcactttttccaTTGAGGAATGAGATGAAGTCTTTGATCTTTCATTCTAAGAGCTTATCTATGTCTGTTATTTTCCTAGCCAGAGCATggcattgaaatttatttttaaagattattaaacaaaaatatgggTTAATCTAGAACTTTGTTTCTGAATGCCAAACTCAAAGTTTCCACTAAAAAAGAGATAACAGTTGGATGCGTTTGTTAGTGAATTTTTGATAGTAAAAAGCAGTTTGTAGGTTTGAAGGTCATCAAAATTATAGAGTAGTTatagattaatattttttgacctTGAAAAGTCAAATACAAATCTTGAACTTCTTTGAacaatgtaattaaaaattatgttgaatgtcataatcaatattaaaaattattttccatgtTCAAacggttttatttttagagctAATTAGAAAACCTATATTAGTCTCAATATTGATTGTAAACTAATGAAAAGGAAGATActtttagggtttttttttttttttaatattatattaattaaatagaAAGTAGAATAAAACAACTGAATCGCACGTACTTCCTCTGATAGCTtaagttgcttagaatgttAATGCTAATATAtgaattattttaatagttttattattaagtttataaaataagttgttcgaaaatttttcaaaaaaatatttggtataccgtttttaaaaaattatttttccacatatttaaacaaaatttcaagaaaaatcatttttcttaaaaaaaaaaggatacaaaaaatacaGTCAAAACCGGTTATAACAAACTCGATAGGATTCGAGAACTTGTTCGTTAAATCCGCCTTTTCGTTATAATCGTTTGCTATTATTTGAATGAGCCTCTTTTGAGACTTAAAGATTAGTTCGGAATAACCGATATTTTGTTATaagcagggataggatgttgtggaatttgcctttttttttcttgcttaatcgtacgacattatagattaaatacaaacacgtttcacgtccccctcgtaccaaatatatgtattttattttgccttttttttgccttttctttcgttattgcctttttttgccttttctcttgttattgccttttttgtcttttcctatgtttttttttatctttttagcgtcttAAAGGTAATgtctacacacaaaacactcaaatatacaaacaaaaagctaacttactcagtatattacttactcaatatatctattctatattaaaaattcactaattaccccacacaaacaaaattccaatgaaaagatctacctatgcaacttgtttgtctgctattgctaccatttattgtCTTCTACGTTCTATTGCGCGACCAACAACCGACACGTATCGGAgttcaaaagctaacttactcaatttacaatactccattgaagaagttctccagattttggacaTAATCCAGAGAGATTTGGAAGCTGCGAAAGGAGCAGTTgcaaaagatgtttttgagaaatacagatcaattttttttgggactcgaaagagttgaacaaataaattgcgtaATACATTGGAACACAAatccaggggtcgaactacggcatacgtacgttaacgtattgacgctttatgtctctatcattttcttctaattaaatagagaaagcaatagtcaaaacggtAACGAActtatgccgtagttcgacccggCAAATGTTGAAGTGGGAGATGTCGAGTTATTTAATTGGGGTCCAGTCGTCTCTACAGATCTGGAGAGATATTTTAGCTCCTTTAGAGCactcttaagcctggtacgctcctcgcgctaaattttagctcccatacaaattatcgaaaaattttagccgagctaaaatgagtcccatacaaattatcgataacttgtatggaaattttatcttggctaaaatttagcgcgagcagcgtaccaggctttaagggacaatcgcaggcgcttgttaactgaaaatttaaaaaaaactcatgattgttcaaaattactgcaattaatttttatatttcattcttttctcaataaatgcctttttatgcctttttgggagttttattgtgccttttttaagtttttaggtccacaagatcctatccctggttATAAGCGATGTCGCTATAACCGACAAatccaaaattgatattttttgaaaaaaattaattaaccttAAGTTActgaaacgttttttttttttttaattttggttgaaACCCGTTTGAAAGGGTTTCAAGACAGAAgtcgttagaaccgtttttgagaaaaacaaaaaaggaacagggctaatattGTAAAATTTGTGTGAGTATACCTAAATAATGTACCTACAAAGTGTTCTATCTTCTGTATGCgatagaacaaataaaaaacgtaattttcggattgtaaaatttttaattaattttcttgaacaaaagatttttcaaaagaagaaagtatgtatgtatgtatccTAAAAAGTATCTAAGCGAAATAAAGACCTTATCAAAGAAGAATAGGTACCTACAACCGACAAAATGATTGCGTTCACAAAcaaatcgctggctgagaactataatgttctatgtcTGCAGGGGTTTCCATAAAACATAGAACATTATATTTCTCAGCCAGCGAAATATAGACATACCTATTCATTTGAAATAGAGTGTGCCTTTAgcatcgaaaaactaatttttttgtagagcatTTTCTACATACAGCATTTTAaagataaatgaaaatttaaaaagaaaattttactgACAAAGCTGCTACCTGCAATTGCCAGCTGCAGCTTATATTTCtgacaaaagaataaaaatagcaACGTAGtacctacaaacaaaaaaatcaagctCAAATTCCAGTTTTATGAATAAGTATGTAGATAGTGAACTATCTGATAGGTATGTATACACAGCACATTCCTTTTGTGTGAAAATTTATCTTTAACGTGTGTCAGTCAATTGAGGTTGATATTTTATATCATCGAGCCAGACAATAAAGATAAATTAAGTAAATAACGACACATTAATCTAAGTAACGATATACTAGTTTATGTAGTCATAAGTAGGTATTTCCCtcaattttgataataaaattgaatctcttgaatgaaatttaaactGTACAATGTGTTAATAGCCAcatccgcaaaaaaaaaacgattttttcagcaaaaacttttttttagatacacACAAGAGAGACATCGATCGAATATATCAACACACCTTTTTTACTTGGGCGTCAATCAAATAACCATTATTTTTATAGTGAAAGGATATATCTAACATATCTTAGCTAGCTACTTATAGtctatggataaattataaTTAGAAAAACTAGATATACCAAGACTAACCTACTCAATCTGCCTGTGGCATGCTTCACTATTGCATCATTCATTTTTCGCCAATCAATTtctattgaaacattttttctcaaaagcACATGCCAATTTTATACTACAACTTGTTTTcttaattatattaaataaataatgaattttcttacctaatttattattttttggctCAAGATTATCTTCTGGAATAGATTTATAGGattctttattatttgttgAAGAATTTTCttcctttaatttattttctccaCCCGGTTGTTGCCTTGATGATAGACCAACACCGTTGCCAATCTCTTCAGCGTTCAAATTCAGACTGTTTCTAGGCTGTTTGTCGTTCATTTTGTTTCACTTTGTTCCGTTTCCGTGTTTCCTTTTCGTTAAGTTGGATAATCTAGTTTTGCTCCTCTAATGAGTTGTTTTATTTCACTCCACTCAAATTACTCAAACTTTTGAGTGAACTTAGGCTATCGATCGTTTGGTTTTATTGTGACGTCAGTTCTAAAGATCAtgaaattcaaatataaattttttaataaccgttgataaaataaaaataaattattatattcaAGGTCATTACACTGCaggtgacctttttttttttttttaattttgtaactaATTCAATcacaaaaacaaagaataaaacGTTAAGACCCGGAATTTTTGTTGAGATCTCGTATAATGTGCGTCTGCACAATTCAAATGTTGTTCTTGAACTGAGTTTGCGAGTTTGGTTGGGTTGCGATTTGCGAATTCTTTTGCTCCAACTGACTACTGCCCAGTGGTCAGATAAGGGGTGGCGGTCAAAACAtgtttgttgttcttttttttatacattttttttttgtgtacactTTTCTTATTTGTAACTCGACTTtggttcttgttttatttttttaatttctttgctGGAAAAAAGAAAGACCCAGCATcaagaaaagcaaaaaacaaaaaaataaacggtTTGGAATGCAGTCGTTGACCAAAAGTATACGAtagagtttttttgaaaaaaaaagatgcacacgcaatttttttttttttgtatgtggaGCGCGAAACTTGGAATTCAAGTCTGATCGTTTGAAGCATTAGTTCAATTCTGAGCTGAGTGTAACGACTTTAATGCATGTAACATATAGATTTTACacagtttagaaaatatctgATAATTTCTTCAATAAGTGAACTTGGCTTGTATGGTTAAggtcaaattaatttattttgattaattaaaatgGGTTCcaaaaatggacaaaaataacacaggtcaacattaaatttgtgcttgggttgtgactatgaaattatgatagatatattgatactcatctggaaaaattttttttttttaatttgcttttgaagtcaGCAAAGCAATTTCCAGTTTTCTAGTAAATCTGTCTGACAAAAATTGTCTTgcgtaattttggcaaaaactcgagaacATCTTACCCGttttggctgatttttgttttgttttcttcattttaatgctgttttcatattcatattcagaaaaataaaaaaaaggaaatttaagaagaaaaaagaaaaattaaatcgaaattttcgttttttttttttatttgataccttctattttcaatatttatgataaaagtaattcactctgatgttatttttattatacaaaaataactgcttacacaaataactgtatccaaactgtagccaaactagttcatattgaaattctttatttattgaaaagttaaattaatttttttgcatattgttttttatttattattttgttgcatatacagggctgataggctaacttaagatctctcagaatttggtaacttgttcatcccaaatacttacagttcttgtgaaatttcgaaaaatccctactttgcaacagtattttgcttcctctgcccataattgatttttgttttttacaattctttcactaaaacattgcctaacaataagaaacaattaattaataaaaatattttttatttcatacgccatttttctgcaaattaattaaatgttcCGAGTTTCATAAAAACAACAAGCAACAAGACGACAGAAATTTGTATTGTttgactctggtttattatttttaaaacttgtccgggtattgcagttttcaaaaaagtataaaagtttccaaagttgaagttagataaaaaaatattacagtttgaactcaacaaaacaggattttaggagcaaaaaacccttgtattcatcataacttttttcttataatttaagtcgAATAAATTGCTTTTGCAAAAATGTAGAACTTtgaattatctacattttatacctcaacagttttttttgtacaatgcacggttcttgcactatagctcataaGACTCGAGTTAGGCTcacagggtatgaaaattgtattttcgctcccaacactacaaaagcaaatcttagaAGGGGAAAGGGTGATTATCTATTATTTTGGTTTACACTGAACCTAAAAAGTGCAAATcaaacccaagcacaaaaaatatttttatttttgtcgacctgtgtaaTTCTATAATTGAGAGATGGCCAACCCATTTTTTGTCTTTAATTCGGGAATGTGGGTTTGGTCTTTTCTAATGAAATATAAATAGCATACATACCTaagatttgtttcttttttttattattaagaatGATTTGTGACTTGGAGTCAATATGAAATGAAACCCAGGGTGCTCCTCTGCtcctattcctgaaaattcTTTGccttccattacaaattaaaacaaaaaattatgtattgcaaatacaaaaaaaaaaaattgcaataaaaaactcAGTGCAAAATTTGCGTGCATTAAATATTGTTGTTATAATACTCCAATTTCTTGCAATTTTGACGATTTGGCCTTACACTATCCTtcatattatagttgaaatagaaATAGGTAGATAAgatgtgaaaaagtcaaaattgtaagaaattaaaCGAATATCtataataaaaagaatatttaatgAACATTGCACACATTTTAGTTTGAATGTTATCTAAtcaggaaattttttatttgcaacaataatttcttagtgtagaaaacatttttatttgcaataaatttgaataaataattattccTTATTTCGTGACCTTTGTTAAGTTAAATACGTACCTAATTCTATTTGCGCTTGAGatctatttttgtttagttttaatttcTAATCTTCTACTCCGACGTTTCGAGTGTGTTTATACTCTTCTTAAtggctaaaatttttcaaatttaataaaagatgcttattaacatttaaattctaatataccTACACATACTTACATTCTAATTCTTTGAATCTAATgaaataaatcttaaaattttctaggtctttattttgtttttcggttttttagtCTCAGGCCCACAATAgaattacatattttattataaatacaaattttttttgtgcagAAAATTTTCgattgcatttaaaattttttgaattcaaatttttttttcttgctgttTTTTGACCAACGTTGATACTTACGACTGTACGTATTCGACGTAggttcaaaaattcataaaaataagaagtcgGAAGCAgtgataattttattaataaatgtaAGTTTTATTATCCGTTTAATTTCTTAACAATTATTGGATAAtgcttaattaattaaatttaatataaataactaTTTTCGAAAGATTTGTGCTTGACGTATATTGTCATCGAACACTTTCCAatcgaatttttaattataaatactaCTTTATGTTAATTAATTACTAACGATcacaattaaaaaagggtttttcgAGATTATATTCGAACGACGTATATTGTCATCGATcgatttcaacttcgaattccACCTTTTCTTTACTATTTAGTATTAaatgttaatgttaaaaaattatatcaaattatatttgttttacgtATATATTcgtaaaacaatttcaatttgatttaCAACTTACAATTTTTGATAGATCCTTCTCGCTTGGAATGTCGGGAAAAAGTGAGTTTCTCCAGAAAATTGTCGCCCTTTTATATTCTAATTCGAGCTTTGGTGCTGCCATTCAAATTTGtagaaatttgttgaaaataatGAACCTTGGCAGCATTTTTCTTCCAGCTACTTAGCTTTCATATGATTGTTTGTTGTTGTCGGTATATATGTTTGTCTCTTTTTCACTTATTGGATCTATTAggaattataaaatattaaattattaataaattattaacattttttataattcattacaaaattattgttccccaactaaatatttgtattgtgAATAAGTTTTTTAATCTCGGTTTATAAAGTTGTATCGTCAAAACAACTTTGTTTATTCGCGCATGTTTACAAGTGACGTttaactttatttgtttattttattcgtgaaatatttgtgttttgtttaattttttattgtaaaaatattaaaagattgttaaattagttaaatttaatgtgtatTTGTTCGGGGACATAAATTTATAAgtgaaattttagtaaaaataatatGTGTACTTTGTAGGTTATGTTTTGATAAAcctttttgttgtaaatttgtttatttaattgtttatatACAATTAAACATTTTCGTTTAGTCATTGAAgtgattatatttgtttattttaattgtttatgtatatttaatacaaaaaaataaacttgtgaCGTTGTGTGTTTTAATATAAGGGTTGCAAATTGCAACTTCAAtgtaaattgttaattttgtgatttatgtgttgttttttgtttgtaatttagtGCTAATAGTTTACAAATATGAAACTAAAGCAATTTAAtctaatttttctttcatttgcaGGTTCCAACTCCCTTATTAGGCAATTGGATTTTGCTGGTGCTCCAATGGAcataaatttgcaattttttttatttacattgcatttataaaataggGTAAATTGATGATATTTTACCTTTGCaacatataataaaatttttttttctttttcaggaTTGAAGCTgaatattaagaatttttattaattttaagtttagaattaagttagattaagaatttaaaatgtGATATGTAATAtgtgatcttaaaaaaaaatgaaaaacaagatttttaataaattatttaatcttttaattcaGTGTTTAGtaaattcatttcttttataaaattatacaatatgttttaatttgtatttaaattcattttaatgTGTGGTTGAACATACTCCCCCCGTTGAACGGTTACGTTCAAGTATTCTGgcctttattttttctatcccACGGCGATGGTGGTGATGAAAGACAACCTTTCCAGCCTTGTTTACGTTTACCTTAACTTGGTACCTGTCAGGTAGGTTTACCGAAAATTGCTTCCTCTTACTATTTCGGATCCTTTCAAAATCAATCCTACTAAGAGTATCCCTGTTAATGAAGAGTTCTTCCCCTTCGCGGGTTATAAACTTCTGGTAATCATTATCTAtcctcatttttatttcttggaTAGTGGAGGATGGGCGTAATCTATCGAGGGAATGTATCGTCGACCCATTAATAGTAACCGGAATCGGTATGCCTTCGTTTCTATGAATTTGTATTTGGGGTTCGGTAAAGCcttcattattttgaataaattcgGATTCATTCTCCACTTCAGCCGACCACCTTAATTCGGATTCATTCTCCACTTCAGCCGACCACCTTAGGTTTTCCTGTATCAATTCTACCAATGGGGTTGAAATGGTAGGTGGTGAAAACCTTATATCCTCAAGAATGGTGATATAATCCATATCGTCCCAGTTGGATTGCATATTAAACTGTAAGAATATTTATCTgtagaaatttgtatgaaagtttTATAAGTACGACACGACATGTAACTACTACAAACAACACATGGACAAAGTATTAGTATAAATTGGTTTCATGTTGTCGTAATAGTTTCGACTTGGTCGATCGGCAAACGACAAATTTTTACAATGGGTCTTTGACAAGTACTAAATCTTGTTCGAACCGTTACAACTCGTACCAATCCATCCTTtccaggatgaatcatttgtatTATCCCTAAAGGCCAAGCAGTCGGTGGAGTGTTTTCATCCTTTATTAGGACAACATCTCCAACCTTAAGGCTTTGTTCGTTGGTTAGCCATTTAGGGCGTTGTTGGAGACGGTTTAAATATTCCGTTGACcatcttttccaaaaatgttgatTCATTTGTTGGACATGTTTCCATCTTTGGTTGAACGAAGAGTTTGATGCTGTTAGGTCAGGTTCAGGGATTGCATTTAAAGCCTGACCGATGAGGAAGTGACCTGGGGTTAGAACCGCCAGATCATCAATATCATTTCTCAATGCACATAAGGGTCTTGAGTTTAGACATGCTTCAATTTGAGCAAGCAATGTCGCGAGTTCTTCAAATGTGCAAACCGTTGTGCCTAGCACACGACGTAAATGATATTTGATGGATTTTACACCTGCTTCCCATAATCCTCCGTGATGTGGAGCGGCAGGTGGGTTGAAATGCCAGTTAATGTTTAAGGTTGACAAATAATTTGCTATGTTTGGAGCTGCTTCCTTGATGGCTTGTTCTAGATCGCGATCCAATTTCACCTTTCCACCTTTAAAGTTCGTTCCGCAATCTGAATATATGTCCGAGCATAATCCTCGTCGAGACACGAACCTTTTTAAAGCTGCTATGAAAGCCATTGAGGTCAAATCTGATACGACCTCTATATGTATAGCTTTGGTTGCCATGCATACGAAGATACAAAAATATCCTTTGTAATGTTTTGCGTTTCTGTGAGTGGACATTTTAAGTTGTATGGGTCCAGCGTAATCAATACCCACATGTGTAAAGGGTCTTGTGAGGTTAACTCTAGGTGCCGGCAAAGCTCCCATTAGTTGTTGCGTTGTTGCTGCTCGATGTTTTGCACATATAACGCATTTATGAATTTCCCGTGTTACGACTCGTTTTCCATCGAGGATCCAAAAATTATTGCGAAGAGTGTTAAGAACCAATGAAGTGCCTCCATGCAATGTTTCCTTATGGGCCTTATCAATAATCAAGTTACAGACGTGATGATCTCGTGGTAAAATGATGGGGTGTTTCATATCATATGGAACATCTGCGTTTTCCAGTCTACCTCTAACTCGGATCAAACCATTTCCATCTAAGAATGGGCTAAGCGTTATAAGCTGACTTTTCTTGGATAGAGGTTTTTCTGCCTTGAATATATCTAACTCAGATTTAAAGGCTGAGATTTGTACCATTTTTAAGATCAGCGTGCTTGATTCATTCAATTCCTTAACGGATAACGGACTTGTTCGTTTATTTTCACGGTCGCGACAATTTTCGACGAATCGCAATACCGTAGCTATTACTCTGACAAGTTTAGTGTATGATGAATACTTTGGCAACCAGTCGCTTGAATACGTTGAAAGTAATGTGTTTATAGATGGTGCCTTGGCTTCTAAGGTTGTTCCTTCGAGTTGAATTGGATTTCTTGGCCATTGGGTTTGATTTTGGCTAAGCCATTCAGGTCCATGCCACCATAGATCACAATCAAGGATTTGCCTAGTTGTTATTCCCCGCGAAGCTAAATCAGCTGGATTATCCTTTGTGGGAACATGATGCCAATATTCAGTAGGTGTCACATCTTGAATTTCTGCAACTCTGTTTGCAACGTAAGTTTTCCATTTCGATGGATGCTCTCGAATCCATTGTAAAACAATAGTAGCATCCGTCCATAGAAATACAGGAAAGGTTTCAAGTTGCATGTCTTGAATCGTAGCTTTTATAAGTTTGGCTAGCAACAATGCGCCGTTTAATTCCAAACGAGGTAAAGTTATTGGTTTTACTGGAGCAACCTTGGATTTTGCAGTTAATAAATTTACCTTGATGTTTCCATTTTCATCTTGGGTTCGAATATATAGAACTGCGGCATATGCTTTAATAGAAGCATCACAAAATCCGTGAATTTGGTTTGTTTGGTTGGTTTTCGATATACCAATCCATCGCGGAATCTTTAGtttattcagattttttaaatcctCTTTAAAATCGTACCATTGTTGTGTGATATCTTGAGAAACCTTGCTATCCCAAGAGTAACCGCCGATCCAAAGGGTTTGAATAAGTATTTTGGCTGTTATGATGATAGGCGAGATCCATCCAACTGGATCGTACAATGATGCTATTTCCGAGAGTATGATACGTTTGGTTTTGGCCTGCGTATCTGATAAACCTTGAACATTAAAAGTGAAGTAGTCTTCTGCAGGATACCATCGAATTCCCAGAGTTTTTACAGATTCCGTTTCTTGTAGTTCGAGTGAACCTTGTAGCTCCTTATCTTCTGTTGGTAAGTGTGATATGACTTCTACTCGGTTACTTGCCCACCTTCGGAGTTTAAATCCACTCTTACTAAGCATATCTCGTAACTGCCTTTGTAATTCCAGGCATTCATCGATGGTTTCTGCTCCACTCAGTAAATCATCAACGTAAAATTCTGATGATGTTGCCTTCACTGCTAATGGATATGTTTCTTGTTCATCTAGTGCTGCTTGTTGTACTGTGCGAACGGATAAAAATTGTGCAGGGGACACGCCAAAGGTGACGGTCTTAAGTTGATAATCTTTAAGCATTTTTGTTTCTGGATCTCTCCATAGGATGCGCTGAAACGTGCGATGTTCTGGGTGCATCCAAATCATTCGATACATTTTTTCAACGTCTGCTGTGATCACTACCTTATGTTTTCTCCAATTGAGAACAGTAGAGAATAACTTCGGTTGTATGGTTGGACCGATCAATAATTGCTCGTTCAGTGATTTACCATTTG includes the following:
- the LOC129913509 gene encoding uncharacterized protein LOC129913509 translates to MIDMREFWHEFVKQDRQINEAIIISKAECENAYIKKQQFDEIEVKYDEYMGELEDGINRTATDTNPNSTVLAEPQFKYTQLPKITLPKFDGDYNSWRSFSDLFTSLIHDNNQLQPVQKLHYLKGCLSGDAEKLLKHTPITNQDYEPAWSKLKKRYENTRTLANFHLKTLVNQIKITAESGKSLKMLVDTTEECLQQLKALKIDTSQWDALLIFLIVQKLPFMTLRLWEEELGDNQELPKYSTFLAFLNKRIRVLESIGNTIGAKPSTANIKRENIQTYHTVVNSHCPACNEKHYVGTCKTYLNMDVPTRKKIIKASNRCLNCFSNKHSHAKCRNKFKCKQCHQSHHTTLHFDESSSKDSNTERVNSNDAERTNTFLSMENCNALLPTALATACDRNGRSTILRCLIDTGSQTSFITEKACQRMQIRGTPTSIQIHGLSKNQTACSKQRVQLRLKSTKNNHTAVEVKMFVLETITDLLPAKETSSQVLKHFKNLELADPTFWKPNPVDILLGADVYGHIIREGIRYAPGRSVVAINTIFGWIILGNNFISPNVSVKTFIATTNPINELGFLLQKFWEMEEVQTFNTQTPEDQKCEELYKANYERLPNNQYMVKLPFTDPNGPSLGSSRELALRRYEYLQRKLSKNAQLKREYEACLDEYITMGHMEECEPPKPNEPHYYIPHHAVFKQSTTTKLRVVFDASAKTTNGKSLNEQLLIGPTIQPKLFSTVLNWRKHKVVITADVEKMYRMIWMHPEHRTFQRILWRDPETKMLKDYQLKTVTFGVSPAQFLSVRTVQQAALDEQETYPLAVKATSSEFYVDDLLSGAETIDECLELQRQLRDMLSKSGFKLRRWASNRVEVISHLPTEDKELQGSLELQETESVKTLGIRWYPAEDYFTFNVQGLSDTQAKTKRIILSEIASLYDPVGWISPIIITAKILIQTLWIGGYSWDSKVSQDITQQWYDFKEDLKNLNKLKIPRWIGISKTNQTNQIHGFCDASIKAYAAVLYIRTQDENGNIKVNLLTAKSKVAPVKPITLPRLELNGALLLAKLIKATIQDMQLETFPVFLWTDATIVLQWIREHPSKWKTYVANRVAEIQDVTPTEYWHHVPTKDNPADLASRGITTRQILDCDLWWHGPEWLSQNQTQWPRNPIQLEGTTLEAKAPSINTLLSTYSSDWLPKYSSYTKLVRVIATVLRFVENCRDRENKRTSPLSVKELNESSTLILKMVQISAFKSELDIFKAEKPLSKKSQLITLSPFLDGNGLIRVRGRLENADVPYDMKHPIILPRDHHVCNLIIDKAHKETLHGGTSLVLNTLRNNFWILDGKRVVTREIHKCVICAKHRAATTQQLMGALPAPRVNLTRPFTHVGIDYAGPIQLKMSTHRNAKHYKGYFCIFVCMATKAIHIEVVSDLTSMAFIAALKRFVSRRGLCSDIYSDCGTNFKGGKVKLDRDLEQAIKEAAPNIANYLSTLNINWHFNPPAAPHHGGLWEAGVKSIKYHLRRVLGTTVCTFEELATLLAQIEACLNSRPLCALRNDIDDLAVLTPGHFLIGQALNAIPEPDLTASNSSFNQRWKHVQQMNQHFWKRWSTEYLNRLQQRPKWLTNEQSLKVGDVVLIKDENTPPTAWPLGIIQMIHPGKDGLVRVVTVRTRFSTCQRPIVKICRLPIDQVETITTT